The following coding sequences lie in one Microvirga sp. 17 mud 1-3 genomic window:
- a CDS encoding amidohydrolase/deacetylase family metallohydrolase has protein sequence MTISADQSSGLFLTRVRPVGFGPGTPREPVDILIDGNGRIQSVGSGLAAPESYRRIDAAGAFVSPGWTDLHVHVWHGGTDISIRPELCGLERGVTTIVDAGSAGEANFHGFREFVIEPARERIKAFLNIGSIGLVACNRVSELIDIRSIDLDRTIACVEANRDVIVGIKVRASHVILGSWGITPVKIAKKLAKILKLPLMVHVGEPPPLYDEVLEVLGPGDVITHCFNGKAGGSLMEDEDLIQLAERCASDGIRLDVGHGGASFSFRVAKAAIARGLLPFSISTDLHNRSLDNPVWDMGTTMSKLLAVGMPFEAVIEASTRAPMSVIGLPTTDLLAPGARAELTVFDIEDSDLRIRDSMGDEAHLDRLIVPRWAIVGAQATKASRYEPKSKYSLKSAGCPHCGWVGAQ, from the coding sequence ATGACGATATCCGCAGATCAATCCAGCGGGCTTTTTCTGACGCGGGTCAGGCCCGTAGGCTTTGGGCCAGGAACGCCTCGGGAGCCCGTCGACATCCTGATCGATGGTAACGGGCGGATCCAGTCCGTCGGATCCGGGCTCGCCGCGCCGGAGAGCTATCGCCGGATCGATGCCGCTGGCGCTTTCGTGTCTCCTGGGTGGACCGACCTTCATGTCCATGTCTGGCATGGTGGCACAGATATCTCGATCCGGCCGGAGCTTTGCGGGCTTGAACGGGGTGTGACCACGATCGTCGATGCGGGATCAGCCGGAGAGGCCAATTTCCACGGCTTTAGGGAATTCGTCATCGAGCCGGCGCGGGAGCGCATCAAGGCCTTCCTGAACATAGGCTCCATCGGTCTCGTGGCATGCAACCGTGTCAGTGAGCTGATCGACATCCGTTCCATCGACCTCGACCGCACGATTGCTTGCGTCGAGGCGAATCGGGACGTCATCGTCGGCATCAAAGTGAGAGCGAGCCATGTGATCCTTGGTTCCTGGGGCATCACGCCGGTCAAGATCGCCAAGAAGCTTGCCAAGATCCTGAAGCTGCCCCTGATGGTGCATGTGGGTGAGCCGCCTCCGCTCTATGATGAGGTGCTGGAGGTGCTCGGCCCTGGTGACGTGATCACCCATTGCTTCAACGGTAAAGCCGGCGGCAGCCTCATGGAGGACGAAGATCTCATCCAACTGGCCGAGCGTTGCGCGAGCGATGGCATCCGCCTCGACGTGGGACACGGAGGCGCATCCTTCTCGTTCAGAGTCGCCAAGGCCGCGATTGCGCGAGGCCTCTTGCCGTTTTCGATTTCGACCGACCTGCACAACCGTTCGCTGGACAATCCCGTATGGGACATGGGAACGACCATGTCGAAGCTGCTGGCTGTCGGCATGCCATTCGAGGCCGTCATAGAGGCTTCGACCCGTGCGCCTATGTCAGTCATCGGCCTTCCGACGACCGACCTCCTCGCACCCGGGGCGCGGGCCGAACTCACCGTGTTCGATATTGAGGATAGTGATCTCAGGATCCGCGACTCGATGGGCGACGAGGCACATCTCGATCGCCTGATCGTACCGCGCTGGGCTATCGTAGGCGCGCAGGCAACCAAAGCCAGCCGTTACGAGCCGAAGAGCAAATATTCGCTCAAGAGTGCAGGTTGCCCTCACTGCGGTTGGGTCGGAGCGCAATGA
- a CDS encoding ABC transporter substrate-binding protein has protein sequence MSRVLLPGLIALGLSPVSAQTPGGIVNVATIGEPPTMDPMVSTADLVGIVTQHFFETLFTFDKNWKVTPLLAESMPEITEGGKVYTIKLRRDVTFHDGSPMTADDVVASLKRWMELASRGKQTAGNIDKVEAVDPGTVRITLKAPYAPLLALLAFNNSAAVIMPAKKMENPLKEPVGTGPYMLKDRKADQYIQLVRYDGYKPRQGEPDGYGGARKPVLDEIRFVPVPDPNTRIEGAISGQFDYVDALPVESYDRLKGQQTTKPVVLKPFGWPVFVMNTKQGNMANVDARMAVRMALNMEDMLAAAFGSTEFYSLDAAMYPEGYVWHTMAGTEGRYNVADADKAKALLKKANYDGSPVRILTSRQYEFHYKMAQVAAEYLKQAGFKVDMQVVDWATLTQRRADPALWDIYITHSPFLPEPALIGQLSESSPGWWSTPARKQAVDAFNTESDPQKRVALWADVQKVMYDETPSIKIGDFNALAAQSPKLEGVVPAPWPYFWNVSIKK, from the coding sequence ATCAGTCGTGTTCTGTTGCCTGGACTAATCGCTCTCGGGTTGAGTCCTGTTTCCGCCCAAACGCCAGGCGGCATCGTCAACGTAGCAACCATCGGCGAGCCGCCGACGATGGATCCCATGGTCTCCACGGCCGATCTCGTCGGCATCGTGACCCAGCACTTCTTCGAAACCCTCTTCACGTTCGACAAGAACTGGAAAGTCACGCCGCTCCTGGCCGAAAGCATGCCGGAGATCACAGAAGGCGGCAAAGTCTACACCATCAAGCTCCGCCGGGACGTGACCTTCCATGACGGCTCCCCCATGACCGCCGACGATGTGGTGGCGTCGCTCAAGCGTTGGATGGAGCTCGCCTCGCGCGGCAAGCAGACCGCCGGTAACATCGACAAGGTCGAGGCTGTCGATCCGGGAACGGTCCGCATCACATTGAAGGCGCCCTATGCGCCGCTTCTGGCCCTGCTTGCCTTCAACAACTCCGCCGCCGTGATCATGCCGGCGAAGAAGATGGAGAACCCTCTTAAGGAGCCGGTCGGAACAGGTCCCTACATGCTGAAAGACCGTAAGGCCGATCAGTATATCCAGCTCGTCCGGTATGATGGATACAAGCCGCGCCAGGGCGAGCCGGACGGCTATGGTGGCGCAAGAAAGCCTGTGCTGGACGAAATCCGCTTCGTTCCCGTGCCGGACCCCAACACACGCATCGAGGGCGCTATTTCCGGTCAGTTCGACTATGTCGATGCGCTGCCAGTAGAGTCCTATGACAGGCTCAAGGGACAGCAGACTACGAAGCCTGTCGTCCTGAAGCCGTTCGGCTGGCCCGTTTTCGTGATGAACACGAAGCAGGGCAACATGGCCAATGTCGATGCGCGCATGGCGGTACGCATGGCGCTGAACATGGAGGATATGCTTGCCGCCGCCTTCGGCAGCACGGAGTTCTACAGCCTTGATGCCGCCATGTATCCGGAGGGTTACGTGTGGCACACCATGGCCGGAACGGAAGGCCGGTACAATGTCGCCGATGCCGACAAGGCCAAGGCTCTCCTGAAGAAAGCCAACTACGACGGATCGCCGGTGCGAATCCTCACGAGCCGGCAATACGAGTTCCACTACAAGATGGCACAGGTGGCCGCCGAATATCTGAAGCAGGCCGGCTTCAAGGTCGACATGCAGGTGGTTGACTGGGCGACGCTCACCCAGCGCCGCGCGGATCCGGCCCTCTGGGATATCTACATCACCCACAGCCCCTTCCTGCCTGAGCCTGCCCTGATCGGCCAGCTGTCCGAGAGCTCCCCGGGCTGGTGGTCGACGCCTGCCCGCAAGCAGGCCGTCGATGCCTTCAATACGGAAAGCGATCCGCAAAAGCGCGTTGCGCTTTGGGCCGATGTGCAGAAGGTGATGTACGACGAAACGCCGAGCATCAAGATCGGTGACTTCAATGCTCTCGCGGCGCAATCCCCGAAACTCGAAGGGGTCGTTCCCGCGCCGTGGCCATATTTCTGGAACGTGTCCATCAAGAAATAA
- a CDS encoding LacI family DNA-binding transcriptional regulator: MDETAKKRSVERRTHPPRAVRIQDVAKLAEVSTATVSRVLAMPQRVSAEKRARVLEAIAKTGYTPNLTARSLRSQKTGMVLVVLPDLANTFFSRILRGIEEILFEAGYGMIIGGLDGSPEKEAHFAAFTAAGRVDGAILLNGHLFGQSQDGQGAAAEIDIPVVALCEAIPKADIPQIEIDNRAAARRMTEYLAGLGHRQILYVSGPKGNVLEQERFKGYCDGLDKAELPFDSSLVVAGDYTIESGVHAGQMVVASPRRPTAVFCTSDEMAIGLMRTLLSAGIRVPQDISVAGFDDIEFAAVAEPALTTIRQPRQELGRAAASVLVALLEKREAPQRIRLETELVVRDSVAGPRPPATGSSLG, encoded by the coding sequence ATGGATGAGACCGCAAAGAAACGCAGCGTGGAACGCCGGACCCATCCGCCCCGTGCGGTCCGTATCCAGGATGTAGCAAAACTTGCCGAGGTTTCGACCGCAACGGTGAGCAGAGTTCTGGCTATGCCTCAGCGAGTCTCAGCTGAGAAAAGGGCCCGTGTCCTCGAGGCGATTGCCAAGACGGGCTACACGCCGAACCTGACGGCGCGCTCCCTCCGCTCCCAAAAGACCGGCATGGTTTTGGTAGTACTGCCGGATCTCGCCAATACCTTCTTCTCCCGCATCCTTAGGGGAATCGAAGAGATCCTTTTTGAGGCCGGCTACGGAATGATCATCGGAGGCCTTGATGGCTCTCCCGAAAAGGAAGCACATTTTGCGGCCTTCACGGCTGCCGGGCGTGTCGACGGAGCGATCCTCCTGAACGGTCATCTCTTCGGCCAAAGCCAGGACGGTCAGGGCGCTGCTGCGGAGATCGACATTCCCGTAGTGGCTCTCTGCGAAGCAATCCCTAAGGCGGACATCCCGCAAATCGAGATCGACAATCGTGCGGCGGCGCGGCGGATGACCGAATATCTTGCGGGACTGGGACACCGGCAGATTCTCTATGTGAGCGGCCCCAAGGGCAACGTTCTTGAGCAGGAGCGCTTCAAGGGCTACTGCGACGGGTTAGACAAGGCTGAACTCCCGTTCGATTCCTCTCTTGTTGTGGCGGGGGACTACACCATCGAGTCTGGCGTCCATGCCGGCCAGATGGTCGTAGCGAGCCCCCGCCGCCCCACCGCCGTGTTCTGCACCAGTGACGAGATGGCAATCGGCCTGATGCGGACACTCCTGTCCGCAGGCATCCGTGTCCCGCAAGACATCTCTGTCGCGGGCTTTGACGATATCGAATTCGCGGCTGTGGCCGAGCCGGCACTGACGACGATCCGCCAGCCTCGCCAGGAACTGGGACGTGCTGCGGCATCGGTGCTCGTAGCTCTCCTCGAGAAGCGTGAAGCACCCCAGCGCATCCGGCTCGAAACCGAGCTCGTCGTTCGTGACAGCGTCGCGGGGCCGCGGCCTCCTGCAACCGGGTCGTCTCTCGGCTGA
- a CDS encoding ABC transporter ATP-binding protein, which yields MTSLPDDIVLRVDHLRTHFELGSRVAKSVDDVSFDVRRGETVAVVGESGSGKSVTSLSIMRLLAPPGRIVGGEILYRTSDDRIVDLSKLSQKEMQKIRGREVAMIFQEPMTSLNPLYTVGDQIMEMIRLHEPLSKAEARKRARRMLELVEIPAAERRLDEYPHQMSGGMRQRAMIALALSCNPNLLIADEPTTALDVTIQAQILDLLRRLQAEIGMSILFITHNLGVVAEIAHDVVVMYAGRVVEHAPSGRLFERQKHPYSRGLLACIPDASRDRSPTGERLRLKPIPGNVPSVMSLPEGCSFAPRCPLRIERCEEDPPLLLAEPHHLSRCWRHNEL from the coding sequence ATGACCTCGCTACCCGACGATATCGTCCTACGGGTTGACCATCTGCGGACCCATTTCGAGCTGGGAAGCCGGGTAGCAAAATCCGTCGATGACGTCAGCTTCGATGTCAGGCGAGGCGAGACTGTTGCGGTCGTGGGCGAGTCGGGTTCGGGAAAATCGGTCACAAGCCTCTCGATCATGCGGCTCCTTGCGCCGCCAGGTCGGATCGTCGGCGGGGAGATCCTCTATCGGACCAGCGATGACCGCATAGTTGATCTTTCCAAGCTGTCGCAAAAGGAAATGCAGAAGATCCGGGGGCGAGAGGTCGCCATGATCTTCCAAGAGCCGATGACGAGCCTCAACCCGCTCTACACGGTTGGCGATCAGATCATGGAAATGATCCGGCTTCACGAACCCTTATCGAAGGCGGAAGCACGAAAGCGTGCGAGGCGGATGCTGGAGCTCGTCGAGATTCCTGCGGCCGAGCGACGTCTGGACGAGTATCCGCATCAAATGTCGGGCGGAATGCGGCAGAGGGCCATGATTGCGCTCGCCCTTTCGTGCAATCCGAACCTGTTGATTGCAGATGAGCCGACCACGGCTCTCGATGTGACGATTCAGGCGCAGATTCTCGATCTGTTGCGACGGCTGCAGGCCGAGATCGGAATGAGCATTCTCTTCATCACGCATAATCTTGGTGTCGTTGCTGAAATTGCGCACGACGTGGTGGTCATGTATGCGGGCCGAGTGGTGGAGCATGCTCCATCGGGGCGGCTTTTCGAGCGCCAAAAGCACCCTTATTCACGCGGTCTTCTCGCCTGTATCCCTGACGCGTCTCGAGACAGAAGCCCGACTGGGGAACGGCTTCGCCTCAAGCCCATTCCGGGCAATGTACCCAGTGTCATGTCCCTGCCCGAGGGATGCAGCTTTGCGCCACGGTGCCCTTTAAGAATCGAGCGGTGCGAGGAGGACCCACCGTTGCTCCTCGCTGAGCCTCACCATCTCAGCCGCTGTTGGAGGCACAACGAGCTATGA
- a CDS encoding ABC transporter ATP-binding protein translates to MTASDILLRVENLSKHFPTKAGSVKAVDGVTFDVKRGTIVGLVGESGSGKTTAGRCTLRLIEPSAGRLIFDGKDLVTLSDREMRSYRRRMQIVFQDPYSSLNPRMRVEEIIGEAIDTHRLAKGAARRERIAELLSRVGLDPEHGRRYPHEFSGGQRQRIGIARALAVEPEFIVADEPVSALDVSVQAQVLNLIQDLQQSFGLTMLFIAHDLSVVEYLCDEVVVMYLGRVMERGPSRSLYAMPRHPYTQALLSAAPVPDPKAHRQRVILQGDIPSPMNPPSGCVFRTRCPYAIQACAEIVPPLDPVAAEHHVACIRKDDPDIISQGKKL, encoded by the coding sequence ATGACAGCCTCCGATATCCTCCTGCGCGTGGAGAACCTTAGCAAGCACTTTCCAACCAAAGCCGGATCCGTGAAGGCGGTTGATGGTGTCACGTTCGACGTCAAGCGCGGCACCATTGTCGGTCTCGTTGGGGAGTCTGGCTCTGGCAAGACGACGGCCGGCCGCTGCACTCTTCGGCTGATCGAGCCGAGCGCGGGGCGCCTCATTTTTGACGGGAAAGATCTCGTCACCTTATCGGATCGCGAGATGCGATCCTATCGACGGCGAATGCAGATCGTCTTTCAGGACCCATATTCAAGCCTCAATCCGCGAATGCGAGTAGAGGAGATCATCGGAGAGGCGATCGACACTCATCGGCTTGCCAAAGGGGCCGCGAGACGGGAGCGCATTGCAGAGCTTCTGAGTCGGGTCGGTCTCGATCCAGAACATGGCAGGCGCTATCCACACGAGTTCTCCGGCGGGCAGCGTCAGAGGATCGGCATTGCGCGAGCCTTGGCCGTCGAGCCCGAGTTTATCGTTGCGGATGAGCCTGTCTCGGCGCTCGACGTATCTGTCCAGGCGCAGGTCCTGAACCTTATTCAGGATCTGCAGCAGAGCTTTGGGCTTACGATGCTGTTCATCGCCCACGATCTTTCAGTGGTGGAATACCTCTGTGACGAGGTCGTCGTCATGTATCTCGGGCGGGTCATGGAGCGTGGGCCAAGCCGAAGCCTCTATGCTATGCCGCGGCACCCTTATACGCAGGCTCTCCTGTCCGCCGCACCGGTGCCGGATCCCAAGGCGCACCGACAAAGAGTCATCCTGCAGGGTGACATCCCCAGCCCGATGAATCCACCATCCGGCTGCGTGTTCCGTACCCGTTGTCCTTATGCAATTCAGGCTTGCGCTGAGATTGTTCCTCCACTCGATCCCGTCGCGGCGGAGCATCATGTGGCGTGCATCCGCAAGGACGATCCTGATATCATCTCTCAAGGAAAAAAATTGTGA
- a CDS encoding RidA family protein has product MSYAQETGRDTPYARLKHLGIVLPDAPPPIANFITHVREGNLLFLSGQGPQEVDGFLHSGKVGADVGVEVAYQHARLTGINLIAVMQQALGDLNRVKRIVKLLGMVNATADFAEHPKVINGCSDLMVEIFGERGRHARSAVGFGSLPNNITVEIEAVIAVRD; this is encoded by the coding sequence GTGAGCTACGCTCAGGAAACCGGCCGCGACACTCCCTATGCGCGCCTGAAGCATCTCGGCATCGTTCTGCCGGATGCTCCGCCGCCGATTGCAAATTTCATTACGCATGTTCGAGAGGGAAACCTGCTCTTTCTCTCGGGGCAGGGCCCCCAGGAAGTCGACGGCTTCCTCCATAGCGGCAAGGTCGGTGCAGACGTGGGTGTCGAGGTCGCTTACCAGCATGCCCGATTGACAGGGATTAACCTGATTGCCGTCATGCAGCAGGCCCTGGGCGACCTGAATCGTGTCAAGCGGATCGTGAAGCTGCTGGGTATGGTCAACGCGACCGCAGATTTCGCCGAGCATCCGAAAGTCATCAATGGCTGCTCTGACCTTATGGTGGAGATTTTCGGCGAGAGAGGCAGACATGCCCGCTCGGCAGTCGGGTTCGGCTCCCTTCCAAATAACATTACGGTCGAGATCGAGGCCGTCATAGCGGTTCGAGACTGA
- a CDS encoding ABC transporter permease: MGRYVLQRLLGMLVVMFVVVTIVFIIVRIAPGDPAAVMLGPDATPQDIAALRARLGLDRPLFVQYVFFLAQLIRGDLGESIFLNQPVLSALAERAEPTFFLTLFSILIAAVIAIPIGVLSAYKRGSLFDQTATTLAMLAASIPSFWLGLLLIQFFAVRFSLFPVSGYGGPGASFATRLSHLVLPAFALGVVSSALILRFTRASMLDVLSDDYVRTARSKGMGEFRVVMKHAFKNALIPVLTVIGLTAALLVSGAVVTETVFSLPGVGSLVVSAVLRRDYPIIQGALLIIAALYVLINFLIDMLYLAVDPRVRY; the protein is encoded by the coding sequence ATGGGTCGCTACGTCCTTCAACGTCTGCTCGGCATGCTTGTGGTGATGTTCGTCGTGGTGACGATCGTCTTCATCATCGTGCGGATCGCGCCGGGTGATCCAGCCGCCGTCATGTTGGGTCCTGATGCGACGCCGCAAGACATTGCGGCGCTCCGGGCGCGTCTCGGGCTCGACCGGCCACTTTTTGTGCAATACGTCTTCTTCCTTGCCCAACTTATCCGAGGGGACCTGGGCGAATCCATCTTTCTCAATCAACCTGTGCTCTCGGCCCTTGCCGAGCGCGCTGAGCCGACCTTCTTTCTCACGCTGTTCTCGATCCTGATTGCCGCCGTCATTGCAATCCCGATCGGCGTGCTTTCTGCCTACAAGCGTGGTTCGCTTTTCGATCAGACGGCGACCACTCTTGCCATGCTGGCTGCTTCAATCCCGAGCTTCTGGCTCGGTCTTCTGCTTATCCAGTTCTTCGCCGTGCGGTTCAGTCTTTTCCCCGTATCAGGCTATGGCGGTCCCGGAGCGAGCTTTGCAACGCGGCTGTCGCATCTCGTCTTGCCAGCATTTGCTCTTGGGGTCGTATCGTCGGCACTGATCCTGCGATTCACGCGGGCGAGCATGCTCGATGTCCTGAGCGACGATTATGTTCGCACAGCACGCTCAAAGGGAATGGGCGAATTCAGGGTCGTCATGAAGCATGCCTTCAAGAATGCCTTGATTCCTGTATTGACCGTTATCGGCCTCACAGCGGCCCTTCTGGTCTCAGGTGCCGTAGTGACCGAAACCGTATTCAGCCTCCCGGGCGTCGGCAGCCTCGTCGTCTCTGCCGTTCTGCGTCGGGATTACCCCATCATCCAGGGAGCGCTGCTGATCATCGCGGCACTCTACGTTCTCATCAATTTCCTGATCGACATGCTCTATCTCGCGGTCGATCCGAGAGTCCGTTACTGA
- a CDS encoding ABC transporter permease: MAAVASTPEQASLLSLLIRRKAVLVGLAILLAIACLAILAPVIAPYAPNKLSIVNRLKPPGTSFWFGTDEFGRDIFSRTIYAGRLSLLVGASVVCFASVFGIALGLVAGFFRRLDAPTARFIDAMMAFPDILLAIALVAALGPSLATVIVALGIVYTPRLARIVRASTLVIRELPYVEAARALGVPTWRIMTRHVLRNLVSPILVQATFIFAYAMLAEAGLSFLGLGVSPEIPTWGTMIAAGRQYVGSADWMTLFPGIAIILSVLSLQMVGDGMRDLLDPRFRRDL; this comes from the coding sequence ATGGCCGCTGTCGCTTCCACACCGGAACAGGCAAGTCTTCTCTCGCTCCTGATCCGCCGCAAAGCAGTTCTCGTCGGCCTCGCGATCCTCCTGGCGATTGCCTGCCTGGCGATTCTCGCGCCCGTCATTGCCCCTTATGCGCCGAACAAGCTCTCCATCGTCAACCGCCTGAAGCCTCCGGGAACGAGCTTCTGGTTCGGAACGGATGAGTTCGGTCGCGATATCTTCAGCCGCACCATCTATGCTGGCCGACTCTCCCTCCTTGTGGGCGCTTCGGTGGTCTGCTTCGCGTCCGTTTTCGGCATTGCCCTAGGACTCGTTGCGGGTTTCTTTCGTCGGCTCGATGCACCGACCGCGCGCTTCATCGACGCGATGATGGCGTTCCCGGACATTCTTCTCGCCATCGCCTTGGTGGCAGCCTTGGGTCCATCACTTGCGACCGTCATCGTGGCTTTGGGAATTGTCTACACGCCGCGTCTCGCCCGCATCGTCCGCGCATCGACGCTGGTTATTCGCGAACTACCCTATGTAGAGGCGGCGCGGGCGCTTGGAGTGCCCACATGGCGCATCATGACTCGGCATGTCCTGCGCAATCTGGTTTCTCCAATTCTCGTGCAGGCAACCTTCATCTTCGCCTATGCAATGCTCGCCGAGGCCGGTCTGTCGTTCCTTGGACTTGGCGTGAGCCCCGAGATCCCGACATGGGGCACGATGATCGCAGCAGGACGTCAATATGTCGGCAGTGCTGACTGGATGACGCTTTTCCCAGGCATTGCCATCATTCTCTCGGTTCTTTCTCTGCAAATGGTGGGGGACGGCATGAGAGATCTTCTCGATCCGCGTTTCAGAAGGGACCTTTGA
- a CDS encoding IclR family transcriptional regulator — protein MTLDAQTPAGLPASGRTKPARGARVSGIDRAIQILDYLRHTECPTSAYAIAKAVKAPLSTVYAIIDDLVDKHLLQRKGDGSLWLGPRLYHYGLAYARSLDFLDVATHEMQELCRAVEETVQVCGRDDDHMVVMAMADGPGHFRVISRVGTRVPLNWTASGRLLAGHLSDDERLALFRQAARNSPTGHAETNPAALSDASAAALKERLSIQISESDFSVACVASPICDPSGACVATMSIVLPEHKVVQARARYADAVQAAAARVETILGWR, from the coding sequence ATGACTTTGGACGCTCAAACACCAGCTGGCTTGCCCGCCTCGGGCCGTACGAAGCCGGCAAGAGGAGCGCGCGTCAGCGGCATCGACCGGGCGATCCAGATCCTCGACTATCTTCGGCATACCGAATGTCCGACCAGTGCCTATGCCATCGCCAAGGCCGTCAAGGCTCCACTCTCGACGGTCTATGCGATCATCGATGATCTCGTCGACAAGCACCTTCTTCAGCGTAAGGGTGACGGCAGCCTCTGGCTCGGGCCGCGCCTTTACCATTACGGTCTTGCCTATGCGCGATCCCTCGACTTCCTCGACGTCGCGACCCATGAGATGCAGGAGCTCTGCCGGGCTGTGGAGGAAACCGTTCAGGTATGCGGCCGCGACGACGACCATATGGTCGTCATGGCCATGGCCGACGGGCCTGGCCATTTTCGCGTGATCTCCCGCGTCGGGACCCGGGTTCCCTTGAACTGGACGGCCTCGGGCCGTCTGCTTGCAGGGCATTTGTCGGACGATGAACGCCTTGCTCTCTTCCGGCAGGCAGCCCGCAACTCTCCTACGGGACATGCAGAGACCAACCCTGCGGCGCTGTCCGACGCCTCCGCAGCTGCCTTGAAAGAGCGCCTGTCGATCCAGATCAGCGAGTCTGATTTTTCCGTCGCTTGCGTCGCATCGCCGATTTGCGATCCTTCCGGCGCTTGCGTTGCAACCATGTCGATCGTCCTGCCGGAGCATAAGGTCGTCCAGGCGCGCGCGCGCTACGCAGACGCCGTCCAGGCAGCCGCCGCGCGAGTCGAGACGATCCTGGGTTGGCGCTGA